The Aureitalea marina genome includes a window with the following:
- the rlmN gene encoding 23S rRNA (adenine(2503)-C(2))-methyltransferase RlmN, with protein sequence MQSKKDIRSLTKEQLRQFFVDLGDKAFRGNQVYEWLWSKGAHNFEDMTNLSKEIRAHLQENFVINHIAVDQMQRSTDGTIKNAVRLHDGLVVESVLIPTETRTTACVSSQVGCSLDCKFCATARLKRMRNLNPDEIFDQVVAIDRESRLYHGRPLSNIVFMGMGEPLMNYKNVLKSIDKITQDDGLGMSPKRITLSTSGVPKMIRKLADDEVRFNLAVSLHSAIQETRESIMPFAKQFTLDDLLDSIIYWYEKTRKMVTYEYVVWKGINDGDEDIKALVRFCSRVPSKVNLIEYNPIDDGQFQQAHDSRIDAYIKGLEKARIPVTVRRSRGKDIDAACGQLANKKA encoded by the coding sequence ATGCAGTCAAAGAAAGATATTCGATCCCTAACTAAGGAGCAGTTGAGACAATTCTTCGTGGATCTAGGCGATAAGGCCTTCCGTGGGAACCAGGTCTATGAATGGTTATGGTCCAAAGGAGCACATAACTTCGAGGATATGACCAATCTTTCCAAAGAAATCAGGGCTCATCTGCAAGAGAACTTTGTGATCAATCACATTGCGGTGGACCAGATGCAACGCAGCACTGATGGAACAATTAAGAATGCTGTCAGGCTACATGATGGTTTGGTGGTAGAATCTGTACTCATTCCCACCGAGACCAGGACTACGGCCTGTGTCTCCTCCCAGGTTGGCTGCAGCCTGGATTGTAAATTCTGCGCAACAGCCAGACTTAAACGCATGAGAAACCTGAATCCCGATGAGATCTTTGACCAGGTTGTCGCCATAGATCGGGAAAGCAGACTGTATCACGGTCGGCCTTTAAGCAATATTGTATTCATGGGCATGGGAGAACCCCTGATGAACTACAAGAACGTGCTGAAGTCCATTGATAAGATCACCCAGGATGACGGTCTGGGTATGTCCCCAAAGCGGATCACCCTTTCTACCTCCGGTGTTCCTAAAATGATCCGTAAACTAGCAGACGATGAGGTTAGGTTCAATTTAGCCGTCTCTCTGCATTCTGCTATTCAGGAGACCCGGGAGAGCATCATGCCTTTTGCCAAGCAGTTCACTTTGGACGATCTGCTGGACTCCATTATCTACTGGTATGAGAAGACCAGGAAGATGGTGACCTATGAGTATGTGGTCTGGAAGGGAATAAACGATGGGGATGAGGACATCAAGGCCCTGGTCAGATTTTGTAGCCGAGTGCCATCCAAGGTCAACCTGATCGAATATAATCCCATTGATGATGGGCAGTTCCAACAAGCGCACGATAGCCGGATAGATGCTTATATCAAAGGCTTGGAGAAAGCCAGGATACCGGTTACGGTAAGGCGTTCCAGGGGGAAGGACATTGATGCTGCCTGTGGGCAGCTGGCCAATAAAAAAGCCTGA
- a CDS encoding T9SS type A sorting domain-containing protein — MKALISLLVILLTVPFTWAQTTTEELPYSWRTNGVETVDPIVLPALDLDAIREEDRINDLDKSIPWRYGVERPLYVNMQTHGQWTELENGGRLWRVAIRSTGAQNVSINFDRFKLPKGSRLYFYNRERSDLSPTFTADTNRENQLFGSWFVYGQEIIVEYYQAKRQAENPILQIGSVIHGYRLSRLEALDFSERGLNDSGDCQYDVNCPIGADFDNKKDVLKKAVALLNLGNGYLCTATLLNNTASDKTPFLLTANHCLENSNPALWSVRFNWMSPNPICGESSASSDIQSNFTMSGSQLRASSELSDFALVELVNSIPEPWDVAFAGWDNRDLLPEFEIGIHHPKGDIMKVCRDDSGAVRETADGTEVWLIGGVSAGSGDGWEIGTTESGSSGSPLFDQDGRLIGQLFAGRSACEGNTNNKDIDVYGRFGVSWATGNTPESRLMDWLDPLDTGQPTTETLQNILSVQDFDLIGDLSIFPNPATNYLTVLNYRYPNLSYSLFNLLGQEVGSGSLSDSQNLIPLTDLSEGMYLLYLIDGDSGETQTKKIVVSR; from the coding sequence TTGAAAGCGCTAATATCATTGCTGGTCATTCTTCTAACTGTACCTTTTACTTGGGCGCAGACCACCACTGAAGAATTACCCTATTCCTGGAGGACGAATGGTGTTGAAACTGTAGACCCCATAGTTTTGCCTGCCTTGGACCTAGACGCGATTAGAGAGGAGGACCGCATAAACGATCTGGATAAAAGTATTCCTTGGCGTTACGGTGTGGAACGTCCGCTTTACGTCAACATGCAAACTCATGGCCAGTGGACGGAATTGGAGAATGGAGGACGATTGTGGCGAGTTGCTATTCGTTCTACAGGAGCACAGAACGTCAGTATCAATTTCGACCGCTTCAAATTACCTAAAGGATCTCGGCTCTATTTCTACAATCGGGAACGTTCCGACCTCAGTCCTACCTTCACAGCTGATACCAACCGAGAGAATCAATTATTCGGTTCGTGGTTTGTTTATGGGCAGGAGATCATCGTAGAGTATTACCAGGCCAAAAGACAAGCAGAGAACCCAATACTACAAATTGGCAGTGTGATCCATGGGTATCGTCTCAGTAGGCTTGAGGCGTTGGACTTTTCTGAAAGGGGTTTGAACGACTCCGGAGATTGTCAATATGACGTGAATTGCCCCATTGGTGCCGATTTCGACAATAAGAAGGATGTACTGAAAAAGGCAGTGGCCCTGCTTAATCTGGGTAATGGATATTTGTGCACCGCAACCTTGCTAAACAATACTGCCTCCGACAAAACACCTTTTTTGTTAACGGCTAACCACTGTCTGGAGAACTCCAATCCCGCTTTGTGGAGTGTTCGATTCAATTGGATGAGCCCGAATCCGATCTGTGGTGAATCATCGGCCAGCTCGGACATTCAGTCCAACTTTACCATGAGTGGATCGCAATTACGAGCAAGTTCTGAGCTCAGTGATTTCGCCTTGGTCGAATTGGTGAACAGTATCCCAGAACCATGGGATGTGGCATTTGCCGGTTGGGACAATCGCGATCTGTTGCCCGAGTTCGAGATCGGCATTCATCATCCCAAAGGAGATATCATGAAAGTGTGCCGGGACGATAGCGGCGCCGTGAGAGAAACGGCCGACGGAACCGAAGTATGGCTCATTGGCGGTGTTTCTGCCGGCAGTGGTGATGGTTGGGAAATAGGTACGACCGAAAGCGGCTCTTCCGGATCCCCGCTCTTTGATCAGGACGGACGTTTGATCGGTCAACTCTTTGCAGGACGATCGGCATGTGAAGGCAATACAAACAATAAAGATATTGATGTTTACGGTCGCTTTGGTGTTTCCTGGGCCACGGGTAATACTCCGGAAAGCAGATTAATGGATTGGCTGGACCCCTTGGATACCGGACAACCTACTACGGAGACCCTTCAGAATATTTTGAGTGTGCAGGACTTCGATTTAATTGGCGACTTGAGCATTTTCCCCAATCCAGCAACCAATTACCTGACGGTATTGAACTACAGATATCCCAATCTCTCTTACTCACTCTTCAATTTACTGGGACAGGAAGTAGGATCCGGATCCCTCTCTGACTCTCAGAATCTGATACCCCTTACCGATCTATCGGAGGGGATGTATTTACTTTATCTTATTGATGGTGATAGCGGTGAGACCCAGACCAAGAAAATAGTCGTTAGCCGATAA